One Actinospica robiniae DSM 44927 genomic region harbors:
- a CDS encoding L-threonylcarbamoyladenylate synthase, with amino-acid sequence MTGESGGIQQAADVLRAGGLVAFPTETVYGLGADAENPVAVSRTFQVKGRPPNHPLIVHIESAAHLDGWAEDVPETARVLAEHFWPGPLTLVLRRSSRVPLEATGGLETVAVRVPDHPVAQALLAAFGGGLTAPSANRFGSVSPTTAEHVRTELGDAVDLVLDGGPCQVGVESTIVDVSAEAPAILRPGGVTREDLEAVLGYPLGVPATSDVRVPGQHPSHYAPRARVILVEPENVIAEAEQAQQAGRQVGVLLPPTFADAEVKAHAVVNVPASPAAYARALYRLLRGFDESGCDLVVASLPPEDGMGLAIANRLRRAAGPRG; translated from the coding sequence GTGACGGGCGAGAGCGGCGGGATTCAGCAGGCGGCGGACGTGCTGCGGGCGGGAGGCCTGGTCGCCTTCCCGACGGAGACGGTCTACGGTCTCGGCGCCGACGCGGAGAACCCGGTCGCCGTCTCGCGCACCTTCCAGGTCAAGGGCCGGCCGCCGAACCATCCGCTGATCGTCCACATCGAGAGCGCGGCGCACCTGGACGGCTGGGCCGAGGACGTGCCGGAGACCGCGCGCGTCCTGGCGGAGCACTTCTGGCCCGGGCCGCTCACGCTGGTGCTGCGGCGCAGCAGCCGTGTGCCGCTCGAGGCGACCGGCGGGCTGGAGACGGTCGCCGTGCGCGTGCCCGACCACCCCGTCGCCCAGGCGTTGCTCGCGGCCTTCGGCGGCGGGCTCACGGCGCCCTCGGCCAACCGCTTCGGATCGGTCAGTCCGACCACGGCCGAGCACGTGCGGACCGAACTCGGCGACGCCGTGGACCTCGTGTTGGACGGCGGCCCCTGCCAGGTCGGCGTCGAGTCGACCATCGTCGACGTCAGCGCGGAGGCCCCCGCCATCCTCCGGCCCGGCGGCGTGACCCGCGAGGACCTCGAAGCGGTACTGGGATACCCCCTCGGGGTGCCCGCGACCAGCGACGTGCGGGTCCCGGGCCAGCACCCCTCTCATTACGCGCCGCGCGCGCGGGTCATCCTGGTCGAGCCCGAAAACGTCATCGCCGAGGCCGAGCAGGCCCAGCAGGCCGGGCGCCAGGTGGGCGTGCTGCTGCCCCCGACCTTCGCGGACGCCGAGGTCAAAGCGCACGCCGTGGTGAACGTGCCGGCCTCGCCGGCCGCGTACGCCCGCGCCCTCTACCGACTCCTGCGCGGCTTCGACGAGAGCGGGTGCGACCTCGTCGTCGCGTCGCTGCCGCCCGAGGACGGCATGGGCCTCGCGATCGCCAACCGGCTGCGTCGGGCCGCCGGACCCCGCGGTTAG